One region of Daphnia pulicaria isolate SC F1-1A chromosome 7, SC_F0-13Bv2, whole genome shotgun sequence genomic DNA includes:
- the LOC124349281 gene encoding WD repeat-containing protein 46-like, with protein MSSPKGSEKKPAIEVPSTATQNLKKKFKPPKDEHLLRKTKNKKPNNTFTKKAEGRVVKRQLPKFKSSHGKTPNSGAVQKFSRPPKTGQKGKEDTQDDQTEEDPFPGDAPIPHARLQKHKRGKAEDLDKNGVTFLSNRIHLKKKEKLVKYAVNLAARSEILLPEETGFLEPAKGDCTSEITQVQIKSSVDITSATKQFDLSMQFGPYAINYLRNGRKMLIGGRMGHVAAFDWVTKQLTCEMNVMESVHDVAWLHNETLFAVAQKEWTYIYDNQGIEVHCIKKLNNVLRMEFLPYHFLLATTNDSGTLSWLDVSMGKMVKRTHTHLGRLDVLCHNPRNAVLCCGHSKGTVSMWTPNFVSPVVKMLCHTQPVRSVAVDQSGVYMATSSIDCSLKIWDLRTYNCLQSYKLGCGASNITFSQRGLLAVSMGNIVEVYKDICTETIHKPYLKHFVGSSVSGLKFCPYEDVLGVGHARGMCSMLVPGAGEPNFDALESNPFQTKSQRRETEVKSLLEKIQPELITLDPFELGEVNRQSVIEKFEEKTRYMFVKPPKIDVRQRKNAKTVNQFRVKQRLQLQQRLKHAAAAEKATKTLTEKTDEAPSKAVAAPSVLDRFKPKPQKKK; from the exons ATGAGTTCTCCGAAAGGCAGCGAAAAAAAGCCAGCTATTGAAGTACCGTCAACTGCAAcacaaaatctgaaaaagaaattcaagccTCCAAAGGACGAACATTTACTCCGAAAaactaagaataaaaaacCTAACAATACTTTTACTAAAAAAGCTGAAGGTCGCGTGGTTAAGAGACAACTACCAAAGTTTAAGTCTTCACATGGAAAAACTCCTAATTCGGGTGCAGTGCAGAAGTTTTCAAGACCTCCAAAGACTggccaaaaagggaaagaagataCACAAGATGATCAAACTGAAGAAGATCCTTTCCCAGGTGATGCACCGATTCCACATGCCAGACTCCAGAAGCACAAAAGAGGAAAGGCAGAAGACCTTGATAAGAATGGTGTCACTTTCCTCTCAAATAGAattcatttgaagaaaaaggaaaaactcgTCAAGTATGCAGTTAACTTAGCAGCCAGATCAGAAATTCTGCTGCCAGAGGAAACTGGTTTCCTTGAGCCTGCCAAGGGTGATTGCACTTCGGAAATCACGCAGGTACAGATCAAGAGTTCTGTGGATATTACCAGTGCCACgaaacaatttgatttatcCATGCAATTTGGTCCGTATGCCATCAATTACTTACGTAATGGACGAAAAATGCTCATTGGCGGTAGAATGGGTCACGTTGCTGCCTTCGATTGGGTCACGAAGCAGTTGACTTGCGAAATGAACGTTATGGAATCAGTTCACGATGTGGCTTGGCTGCACAATGAGACACTGTTTGCAGTAGCGCAGAAAGAGTGGACATACATCTACGACAATCAGGGCATTGAAGTGCACTGCATCAAGAAATTGAACAATGTTCTCAGGATGGAATTTCTTCCATATCATTTCCTCTTGGCTACCACA AACGATAGCGGAACTTTAAGTTGGCTGGATGTTTCTATGGGAAAGATGGTTAAGCGGACTCACACACACCTTGGAAGACTGGATGTTCTGTGTCACAATCCCAGAAACGCTGTCCTTTGTTGCGGACACTCGAAGGGCACAGTTTCGATGTGGACTCCCAATTTCGTATCGCCTGTTGTCAAAATGCTTTGCCATACGCAGCCCGTTCGATCGGTCGCTGTCGACCAGAGTGGTGTTTATATGGCCACATCCTCTATAGATTGTTCGCTGAAGATATGGGACCTGAGAACCTACAATTGTCTTCAATCCTATAAACTAGGCTGTGGAGCTTCAAATATTACATTCAGTCAAAGAGGACTGTTGGCTGTATCCATGGGCAACATTGTTGAG gtcTATAAAGATATTTGTACCGAAACCATCCACAAGCcgtatttaaaacatttcgtTGGCAGTTCGGTTTCGGGCTTGAAATTTTGTCCTTATGAAGACGTGTTGGGCGTAGGCCACGCAAGAGGGATGTGCAGCATGTTGGTACCGGGAGCTGGAGAACCCAACTTCGATGCTCTCGAATCTAATCCGTTCCAGACTAAAAGCCAGCGACGGGAAACAGAAGTCAAATCGCTTCTTGAAAAG ATTCAACCTGAACTCATTACTTTGGATCCCTTCGAATTGGGTGAAGTCAATCGGCAATCAGTGATTGAGAAGTTCGAAGAAAAGACTCGTtacatg TTTGTTAAGCCTCCAAAGATCGACGTCAGACAGCGGAAAAACGCTAAAACGGTTAATCAGTTCCGCGTCAAACAACGTCTACAGTTACAACAACGACTG AAACATGCGGCGGCTGCCGAAAAAGCGACGAAAACGTTGACAGAGAAAACAGATGAAGCGCCATCCAAGGCAGTTGCTGCACCGAGTGTACTGGACAGATTTAAGCCCAAaccccagaaaaagaaataa
- the LOC124349302 gene encoding uncharacterized protein C1orf131 homolog has protein sequence MAPTFSDSDDDSFFDDEDEEMSSDECQSKPITEPQSPQSSKPKLSKHLEQLQSRLGLKELKNKLATPKEEQPKPLTVGKSEPLIVVYNDPSKRKKLKKSQATQNSSSQVEDNFPEPEEFNLIKTKHEVKKFTIKALKKTSKNQAQIALAVSLGAKPPKAMPVNYKVMQHCKKKEEGRQKRLKQAEHIFATKLQLPNKKKGPRRDRNKVVNFDAGFGKFGPKLQKQIKNAKKSKK, from the exons ATGGCTCCAACATTTTCAGATTCCGATGACGATTCATTCTTTGACGACGAGGATGAAGAAATGTCTAGTGATGAGTGTCAATCAAAGCCCATCACGGAACCGCAAAGTCCGCAATCTAGCAAGCCAAAATTGAGCAAACATCtagagcaacttcaaagtAGACTAG GCCTCaaggaattaaaaaacaaacttgcAACACCAAAAGAAGAGCAGCCCAAACCATTGACAGTCGGGAAATCAGAGCCTCTAATTGTTGTGTACAATGACCCTAGCAAACGAAAAAAGCTCAAGAAAAGCCAGGCTACACAAAATTCATCGTCTCAAGTAGAAGACAATTTTCCCGAACCAGAAGAATTTAACCTGATCAAGACAAAACAtgaagttaaaaaatttactataAAAGCCTTGAAGAAGACCAGCAAAAATCAAGCTCAGATAGCTCTTGCAGTGTCCCTAGGAGCAAAGCCTCCAAAGGCTATGCCAGTCAACTATAAAGTAATGCAGCACtgcaagaaaaaggaagaagggagACAAAAGCGACTCAAACAAGCTGAACACATATTTGCCACTAAGTTACAAttaccaaacaaaaagaagggtCCTAGGAGGGATAGAAATAAAGTGGTTAATTTTGATGCTGGTTTTGGAAAATTTGGTCCAAaacttcaaaaacaaattaagaatgcaaaaaaatctaaaaaatga
- the LOC124349295 gene encoding GPN-loop GTPase 1-like, protein MATAEDPVKKAEIDQPLLERHKKPVCLIVLGMAGSGKTTFVQQLTGLLHMKKKAPYVINLDPACREVPYPVNIDIRDTVNYKEVMKQYSLGPNGGIVTSLNLFATKFDQVIKLIEKKSENTEIAIFDTPGQIEVFTWSASGSIISETLGALFPTVVVYVIDTVRSVSPVTFMSNMLYACSILYKLRLPFIIVMNKIDVVSHKFALEWMKDFEMFEEAVERDKSHHANLSRSLSLTLDEFYKDITTVGFSAVTGEGFEEFLAAVDAAVVEYETEYCPEHDRLLKLQAEARTKDKDRQKKKFQHDFDNDVQAQSVSSATSEILLRNRAIGGESSSDDEEHEGRPGDDDDEEDRVGQKSFHNFLEEQKKKQQSKSNKPS, encoded by the exons ATGGCGACAGCTGAAGATCCAGTAAAAAAAGCAGAAATTGATCAACCTTTGCTCGAGAGACACAAAAAACCGGTTTGTTTAATTGTTCTCGGCATGGCTGGTTCGGGGAAAACGACATTTGTACAACAGCTAACGGGACTCCTACACATGAAAAAGAAGGCACCTTACGTGATCAATTTAGATCCAGCTTGTAGAGAAGTACCTTATCCAGTCAACATTGACATAAGAGACACAGTCAATTATAAA GAAGTAATGAAACAGTACTCACTTGGACCTAATGGTGGCATTGTCACTTCGTTAAATCTCTTTGCCACAAAATTTGATCAAGTTATCAAactgatagaaaaaaaatctgaaaacacAGAAATCGCTATTTTTGACACACCAGGGCAAATTGAAGTTTTCACTTGGTCAGCTTCTGGATCTATTATCTCAGAGACACTAGGTGCTCTTTTCCCAACAGTAGTGGTCTATGTTATAGATACTGTTCGTAGTGTCAGTCCTGTAACATTCATGTCAAATATGCTATATGCATGCTCCATCCTCTACAAGCTCAGACTACCTTTTATCATAGTCATGAACAAG ATTGATGTTGTGAGTCATAAGTTTGCTCTGGAATGGATGAAAGATTTTGAGATGTTTGAAGAGGCAGTGGAAAGAGATAAGAGCCACCATGCAAATCTATCACGATCTTTGTCTTTGACATTAGACGAATTCTACAAGGATATCACCACTGTTGGTTTTTCTGCTGTTACTGGAGAAGGATTTGAAGAATTTCTGGCCGCTGTTGATGCCGCCGTTGTTGAATACGAAAC agAATACTGCCCAGAACATGATCGCTTGCTAAAACTTCAAGCCGAAGCCCGTACAAAGGATAAAGaccgccaaaagaaaaaattccaacaCGATTTTGACAACGATGTACAAGCCCAAAGTGTATCAAGTGCGACATCTGAAATATTGTTGCGCAATCGAGCCATCGGCGGAGAATCCAGTAGTGATGATGAAGAACACGAAGGGCGCCCTGGAGACGACGATG ATGAAGAAGACCGAGTTGGTCAGAAATCATTCCACAACTTCTTGGaagaacagaagaagaagcaacagTCGAAATCGAATAAACCTTCGTAA
- the LOC124349298 gene encoding GPN-loop GTPase 3-like: MRYAQIVIGPAGSGKSTYCTEMQRHAETARRNIHIVNLDPAAESFEYKPSIDIRDLIHVDDAMEDEEMHFGPNGALVFCMEFLLENLPWLENQLGEDDDDYFIFDCPGQIELYTHLNVMKKLLEALELWNFRLCAVFILDSHFMINSSSFISASMAALSAMTTLEVTFISILSKIDLLSKKSKKQLERFLEPDVKDICANDTVMVNSKWNQKHQMLTEMIGRVLEDYSLIKFAPLNITDEDNLANILFMVDNCMQFGEDRDIKMAEFDAPDEEDEDNDDGYEEGRG; the protein is encoded by the exons ATGAGATATGCACAAATTGTCATTGGCCCAGCAGGCTCTGGTAAA tcCACCTACTGCACTGAAATGCAACGACATGCTGAAACTGCTCGACGAAATATTCACATTGTAAATTTGGATCCAGCAGCCGAGTCTTTCGAATATAAACCGTCCATCGATATTCGAGACCTCATTCATGTGGACGATGCAATGGAAGATGAGGAAATGCATTTTGGACCAAATGGGGCTCTTGTTTTTTGTATGGAGTTTCTTCTGGAAAATTTGCCGTGGCTAGAGAATCAACTtggagaagatgatgatgactacttcatttttgattgcccTGGACAGATTGAGCTATACACACATCTAAATGTTATGAAGAAATTGCTGGAAGCACTAGAGTTATGGAATTTCAGATTGTGTGCTGTCTTTATCTTAGACAGTCACTTTATGATAAACTCTTCATCATTTATATCAGCATCAATGGCTGCTCTAAGTGCCATGACAACCTTGGAGGTTACATTCATCAGCATCTTGAGTAAAATTGATTTGTTAAGCAAGAAGAGTAAAAAGCAACTGGAAAG ATTTTTGGAGCCGGACGTGAAAGACATATGTGCGAACGATACGGTTATGGTCAATTCAAAATGGAATCAAAAACATCAGATGCTTACTGAAATGATTGGCCGTGTTTTGGAAGACTATTCTCTAATCAAATTCGCACCGCTTAATATAACGGACGAAGACAATCTCGCCAATATTCTGTTCATGGTGGACAACTGTATGCAGTTTGGAGAAGACAG GGATATAAAAATGGCGGAATTTGATGCTCCTGACGAAGAAGACGAGGACAACGATGACGGTTACGAAGAAGGAAGGGGATGA